The Haliaeetus albicilla chromosome 19, bHalAlb1.1, whole genome shotgun sequence genome has a segment encoding these proteins:
- the ASCL4 gene encoding achaete-scute homolog 4 produces MDSNKDDDGLLNRIAFPGAMSLANSHVHPRGVPLREPFGVPFHLDPSYWEQAYRGHTGRISYIPFPGYMGMYDYSFEPAFIRKRNERERQRVRCVNEGYTRLREHLPKEFADKRLSKVETLRAAISYIKHLQSLLDCHPLGSNSKETLSAKELPEAPSPGPLRECNSDGESKTSSASSPYSEFEETGS; encoded by the coding sequence atggACAGCAATAAAGATGATGATGGACTACTGAACCGGATTGCATTTCCAGGAGCTATGTCCCTGGCTAACAGCCATGTGCATCCTCGTGGGGTTCCCCTGAGAGAGCCCTTTGGGGTTCCCTTCCATCTGGACCCGTCTTACTGGGAGCAAGCCTACCGCGGGCACACAGGTCGCATCTCCTACATCCCATTCCCTGGCTACATGGGCATGTATGACTATTCCTTTGAGCCTGCCTTCATTCGGAAGAGGAACGAGAGGGAAAGGCAGCGGGTGCGCTGCGTGAACGAGGGCTACACACGCCTGAGAGAGCACCTGCCCAAGGAATTTGCTGACAAGCGCCTCAGCAAAGTGGAGACCCTGAGAGCTGCAATAAGCTACATCAAACACCTGCAGAGCTTGCTGGACTGCCACCCCTTAGGGTCTAACAGTAAGGAAACGCTCTCTGCCAAGGAGCTCCCAGAAGCTCCCAGTCCTGGTCCCCTGCGGGAGTGCAACAGTGATGGAGAATCTAAAACCTCTTCAGCTTCATCCCCCTACAGTGAATTTGAGGAGACAGGCAGCTAG